From one Humulus lupulus chromosome 8, drHumLupu1.1, whole genome shotgun sequence genomic stretch:
- the LOC133795330 gene encoding glycine-rich cell wall structural protein-like, translating to MAGTGKLVNLWVVLVIVAWVGVEGRRLEEVKKPEWFFDGFPSWGGGGGSGKGLGFGHSFSFGKGYGFNFGFGKPGCFGKGSGVAGGIGGGGGGGVGGIGGGGGIGGGGKQHKKNDNQNHQGGIGKGAGGGLGGGIGKGVGGGGASGGAGGGIGKGVGGNGGGRGIGGGFGGGIGKGNGGSSGGGIGGGTGGGSGGGIGGGTGGGFGGSYGGGGGVGFGGGMGKGIGGGMGGGFGGGRGFGGGVGGGFGGGGGFVGGKN from the coding sequence ATGGCGGGGACGGGGAAGTTGGTGAATTTATGGGTTGTTTTGGTTATAGTAGCTTGGGTGGGTGTTGAAGGAAGGAGGCTGGAGGAAGTGAAGAAGCCAGAGTGGTTTTTTGATGGTTTTCCGAGTTGGGGTGGCGGTGGTGGTAGCGGGAAAGGATTGGGCTTTGGGCATTCTTTTAGTTTTGGCAAAGGTTACGGGTTCAATTTTGGTTTTGGAAAGCCCGGTTGTTTTGGGAAAGGCAGTGGTGTAGCTGGTGGCATTGGCGGCGGCGGCGGTGGGGGGGTTGGTGGCATTGGAGGCGGAGGCGGCATAGGCGGTGGGGGGAAGCAGCATAAGAAAAATGATAACCAGAATCATCAAGGTGGCATTGGAAAAGGGGCTGGCGGTGGACTTGGAGGAGGCATTGGCAAAGGAGTGGGAGGAGGGGGTGCTAGCGGTGGTGCAGGAGGCGGCATTGGCAAAGGGGTGGGTGGTAATGGAGGTGGCCGAGGAATTGGAGGCGGATTTGGTGGAGGAATTGGCAAAGGCAACGGTGGTAGTTCTGGAGGAGGGATTGGTGGTGGCACTGGCGGTGGTTCTGGTGGGGGGATTGGTGGCGGCACTGGCGGTGGGTTTGGAGGTAGTTATGGTGGAGGGGGTGGCGTTGGATTTGGTGGAGGAATGGGGAAAGGGATAGGCGGAGGAATGGGGGGAGGTTTTGGCGGTGGCAGAGGATTTGGTGGAGGTGTTGGGGGCGGCTTTGGTGGAGGCGGCGGTTTTGTTGGTGGCAAGAATTAG
- the LOC133797011 gene encoding trihelix transcription factor ENAP1: MEAIGDDPRYPRKSYTPIPYGSSNPQKQKTRTRDTPFTRPIPNFNDDDEMDEFNEEIDHKNGNINGSSRNFDEEEDFLKYPKKRKMKNLVSAYEFAPWVKQSESGRTTSRADEDDWTEHGMFVLLEVWGNRFLQLGRKSLRSEDWEEVAEKVSETSKIERKESQCRNMLESLKKKYKKEKLKMEQMGLKSSKWGFFKKIDMLMASSPRQDYGLACGVDSGEFVFMNTRVYLDRSDGFDEMKDSPMESEASEEETEDGNGGRDWDKGSSSSSSFRVLTDSIHKFDEIYGKIESSKRHQMMELEKMRKDFSKELELQKKQIMERTEAEIAKIREEEDDDDDDDDDDEDDDDDDDDEEEDEVEVEVEVEEDTSASAVDLSE, encoded by the coding sequence ATGGAAGCCATTGGCGACGATCCAAGGTACCCTCGAAAATCCTATACTCCAATTCCATATGGTTCCTCTAACCCCCAAAAGCAAAAGACTCGTACTCGAGACACCCCATTTACTCGCCCAATCCCCAACTTTAACGACGACGACGAAATGGATGAGTTCAACGAAGAAATTGACCACAAAAACGGGAACATAAATGGATCTAGTCGTAATTTCGATGAGGAGGAAGATTTCCTGAAGTATCCGAAGAAGAGAAAGATGAAGAATTTGGTTTCGGCATACGAGTTCGCTCCTTGGGTCAAACAGTCGGAATCTGGCCGAACTACTTCTCGAGCCGACGAAGATGATTGGACTGAGCATGGAATGTTTGTGCTGTTGGAGGTTTGGGGAAACAGGTTTCTTCAGCTGGGGCGAAAGAGTTTGAGGTCGGAGGATTGGGAAGAGGTGGCGGAGAAAGTTTCTGAGACTTCGAAGATTGAGAGAAAGGAGAGCCAGTGCCGAAATATGTTGGAATCATTGAAGAAAAAGTACAAGAAGGAGAAGTTGAAAATGGAGCAAATGGGATTGAAATCTAGCAAATGGGGTTTCTTTAAGAAGATAGATATGTTAATGGCTTCTTCTCCGAGGCAGGACTATGGGCTTGCTTGTGGGGTTGATTCGGGTGAATTTGTGTTTATGAATACAAGGGTTTATTTGGATAGGTCAGATGGGTTTGATGAGATGAAGGATAGTCCTATGGAGTCGGAGGCGTCTGAGGAGGAAACTGAGGATGGGAACGGTGGGAGAGATTGGGATAAAGGGTCTTCCTCGTCCTCATCGTTTAGGGTGTTAACGGATTCAATTCATAAGTTTGATGAAATTTATGGGAAGATTGAGAGTAGCAAGAGGCACCAAATGATGGAGTTGGAGAAGATGAGGAAAGATTTTTCTAAAGAACTGGAGCTGCAGAAGAAGCAGATTATGGAGAGGACTGAAGCCGAGATTGCAAAAATCcgggaagaagaagatgatgatgacgatgatgatgatgatgatgaagatgatgatgatgatgatgatgatgaagaagaagatgaggttGAGGTTGAGGTGGAGGTGGAGGAGGATACCAGCGCTTCTGCCGTGGACCTTAGCGAGTGA
- the LOC133795331 gene encoding uncharacterized protein LOC133795331 — MVHIIICFPSSITFSLLGRAATVQAVSDIYSRTTIDGRRLFMRSGSAWIKLLHTTFWELLIVFGLLGIFILSLAIMPKIFHTFGICSEIFGFWGVLGVLGIPCCVAFAHVMAVGNLARVLSVLEGECYGFESLLKAKTLMEGRRQTALVMALLSNVGFRLVECVFEFRLCKGINLWEGPMLVSMYSSVLVFDTVMNVVFYYSCKSFDDQ, encoded by the coding sequence ATGGTTCACATCATTATATGCTTCCCTTCATCTATCACTTTCTCTCTTCTGGGCAGAGCCGCAACAGTTCAAGCAGTCTCTGACATTTACAGTAGAACAACTATTGATGGAAGAAGATTGTTTATGAGAAGTGGATCCGCATGGATTAAGCTTCTTCATACAACTTTCTGGGAACTTCTCATAGTTTTTGGCCTACTTGGAATTTTCATTCTCAGTCTTGCAATAATGCCAAAGATATTTCATACATTTGGTATTTGTTCAGAAATATTTGGATTCTGGGGTGTCCTTGGAGTCTTAGGGATACCCTGCTGCGTGGCATTTGCACATGTTATGGCTGTGGGGAATCTAGCAAGAGTTCTATCAGTACTAGAGGGAGAGTGTTATGGATTTGAGTCACTGTTGAAGGCCAAGACTCTCATGGAAGGAAGGCGACAAACAGCTCTGGTCATGGCTTTGTTGAGTAATGTAGGTTTTAGACTAGTTGAGTGTGTGTTCGAGTTTAGACTGTGTAAGGGGATTAATTTATGGGAAGGTCCTATGTTGGTTTCGATGTATTCTTCAGTGCTTGTTTTTGACACGGTCATGAATGTCGTATTCTATTATTCATGTAAATCTTTTGATGATCAATAA
- the LOC133797012 gene encoding DNA mismatch repair protein MSH7: MQRQKTILSFFQKPAPANLSSGRQLVSQVPVTESALEIIGTDTPPEKVPRQIFPASYVANESKTDSSLFSSIMHKFVKPNEREKFPQRNKPHGSCVDICMGSEQSNEPKQLSKPGLATQPSGEIGVVKSNGNADQSCIVHVGSDDDILGPETPGTQRFVPRLKRIQDDDPASKDKYDRLLGSSKKLKLSEESTGLNKNHWEISDTASKFEWLDPSRIKDANGRKRDDPLYDSTTLYIPADALKKMSASQKQYWNVKCQYMDVMLFFKVGKFYELYELDAEIGHKELDWKITLSGVGKCRQVGVPESGIDDAVQKLVARGHKVGRIEQLETSGESKARGSNSVISRKLIQVVSPSTASDCNLGPDAVHLLAIKEGNSELENGSTVYGFAFVDCAALKFWVGSIKDDASFAGLGALMMQVSPKEVLYESRGLSKEVQKALRKYSLTGSSAPQLTPMQSATDFADASEVRSLIQLKGYFKGSSNMWDHSLGNVMHHDITLSALGGLINHLSRLMLDDVLQNGDVLPYQVYRGCLKMDGQTLLNLEIFNNNADGGTSGTLYKYLDNCVTSSGKRLLRRWICHPLKDIDRINYRLNAVEALMQHSEIMLVIAQYFRKLPDLERLLGRIRASVKSSATLSVPVYGKKVLKQKVKVFGTLVKGLRVGFDLLLLLEKERHEFSLLSKNFSLPLLSGSGGLDQFLSQFEAAVDSDFPNYQNHDVTDRDAEIISILIELFIEKASEWSQIIHAINCIDVLRSFAVTASFSSGTMSRPVILPPTKNATSNEEARHPILKIKGLWHPFAFGDNGRVPVPNDVVLGEDANGYCPRTLLLTGPNMGGKSTLLRSTCLAVILAQLGCYVPGEMCVLSLVDTVFTRLGATDRIMTGESTFFIECTETASILHHATQDSLVILDELGRGTSTFDGYAIAYAVFRHLIEKVNCRLLFATHYHPLTKEFASHPHVLLQHMACSFKPKSESFSQNEELVFLYQLTSGACPESYGLQVATMAGIPEKVVNAASKAGREMKKSIVGDSFKSSEGRAEFSTLHEEWLKSLMTVSLIGNSGSPDEEDDIFDTLLCLWHELKSSYRSGQIK, translated from the exons ATGCAGCGTCAGAAGACGATCCTCTCTTTCTTCCAGAAACCCGCGCCGGCCAACCTAAGCTCCGGCAGACAGCTTGTCTCTCAAGTTCCGGTGACGGAATCGGCTTTGGAAATCATAGGAACCGACACTCCGCCGGAGAAGGTGCCTCGTCAGATTTTTCCAGCCAGTTATGTCGCAAATGAGAGCAAAACCGATTCTTCATTGTTCTCGAGTATTATGCATAAGTTTGTGAAGCCCAATGAGAGGGAGAAGTTCCCCCAAAG GAACAAGCCACATGGCAGCTGCGTGGACATTTGTATGGGCTCTGAACAGTCTAATGAACCCAAACAATTGTCTAAACCGGGATTGGCTACTCAGCCTTCAGGAGAGATAGGTGTTGTGAAATCCAATGGGAACGCTGATCAAAGTTGCATCGTTCATGTTGGAAGTGATGACGATATCCTTGGACCAGAAACGCCAGGAACACAACGTTTTGTTCCACGATTGAAGCGAATTCAAGATGATGATCCTGCATCCAAGGATAAGTATGACAGATTGCTGGGTTCTAGCAAAAAGCTAAAACTCTCAGAGGAATCAACAGGTTTGAATAAGAATCATTGGGAAATATCTGACACGGCCAGCAAGTTTGAGTGGCTTGATCCATCTCGAATCAAAGATGCTAACGGGAGGAAGCGTGATGACCCTCTTTATGATAGCACAACACTTTATATACCTGCTGACGCATTGAAGAAAATGTCTGCATCACAAAAACAATATTGGAATGTCAAATGCCAATATATGGATGTCATGCTTTTCTTTAAAGTG GGAAAATTTTATGAACTATACGAACTAGATGCTGAAATAGGTCATAAAGAGCTTGATTGGAAAATAACATTAAGTGGAGTTGGAAAATGCCGGCAG GTTGGTGTCCCTGAAAGTGGTATTGATGATGCTGTTCAGAAGCTGGTTGCACGTGG GCATAAAGTTGGCCGAATTGAGCAGTTGGAAACATCTGGAGAATCGAAGGCTAGAGGTTCAAATTCT GTAATATCAAGAAAACTAATTCAGGTGGTCTCACCATCAACTGCAAGTGATTGTAATTTAGGTCCTGATGCTGTTCATCTTCTTGCGATAAAAGAG GGTAACTCCGAGCTGGAAAATGGGTCAACTGTGTACGGTTTTGCTTTTGTAGACTGTGCTGCTTTAAAATTTTGGGTTGGTTCCATCAAAGATGATGCATCCTTTGCTGGTTTGGGGGCTTTAATGATGCAA GTGTCACCTAAAGAAGTTTTGTATGAAAGCAGAG GGTTGTCCAAAGAAGTTCAGAAAGCGCTCAGAAAGTACTCTTTAACAG GTTCTTCAGCTCCACAATTGACTCCAATGCAGTCAGCTACTGATTTTGCAGATGcttctgaagtaagaagcttaaTTCAGTTGAAAGGTTACTTCAAGGGGTCTTCAAATATGTGGGATCATTCTCTTGGCAATGTGATGCATCATGATATAACCTTATCTGCTCTTGgtggacttatcaatcatctatctAGATTGATG TTAGATGATGTTTTACAAAATGGGGATGTATTACCATACCAAGTGTATAGGGGTTGCCTCAAAATGGATGGACAGACACTGTTAAATCTTGAGATTTTCAATAACAATGCCGATGGTGGTACTTCTG GTACATTATACAAATATCTTGATAATTGTGTGACATCATCTGGCAAGAGGCTTTTAAGGAGGTGGATCTGCCATCCACTGAAAGATATTGACAGAATAAATTATAGGCTTAATGCTGTTGAAGCTCTAATGCAACATTCAGAAATTATGCTAGTTATTGCTCAGTATTTTCGCAAGCTTCCAGACTTGGAAAGGTTGCTTGGACGGATTAGGGCTAGTGTTAAGTCATCAGCTACTCTGTCAGTGCCTGTATATGGAAAAAAAGTGCTGAAACAGAAA GTTAAAGTATTTGGGACTCTAGTGAAAGGTCTCCGGGTTGGCTTTGATTTGTTACTGTTATTAGAGAAGGAAAGACATGAGTTTTCTCTTTTGTCAAAAAATTTTAGTCTTCCTCTTTTGAGTGGAAGTGGTGGGCTTGATCAATTTCTTTCCCAATTTGAAGCAGCTGTAGATAGTGACTTCCCTAATTACCag AATCATGATGTAACAGATAGAGATGCGGAAATTATCTCTATTCTGATTGAGCTATTCATTGAGAAAGCGAGTGAATGGTCCCAAATTATTCATGCTATCAACTGCATTGATGTGCTAAGATCCTTTGCAGTTACAGCTAGCTTTTCTAGTGGGACAATGTCAAGACCTGTCATTTTGCCTCCAACAAAAAATGCGACTTCAAATGAAGAAGCCAGACATCCTATACTTAAAATTAAAGGGTTGTGGCATCCATTTGCCTTTGGAGATAATGGACGAGTGCCTGTCCCAAATGATGTAGTCCTTGGTGAGGATGCAAATGGCTATTGCCCACGCACTTTGTTATTAACCGGACCTAATATGGGTGGTAAATCAACTCTCTTGCGTTCCACCTGTCTAGCTGTTATACTGGCTCAG CTGGGCTGCTACGTGCCTGGTGAAATGTGTGTTCTCTCACTTGTGGATACTGTATTTACACGGCTTGGTGCAACTGATCGAATCATGACAGGCGAGA GTACCTTCTTTATTGAGTGCACAGAAACAGCATCGATACTTCACCATGCAACTCAAGATTCTTTGGTTATTCTTGATGAGTTGGGCCGAGGAACAAGCACCTTTGATGGATATGCCATTGCCTATGCT GTATTTCGACATCTCATTGAAAAAGTCAATTGCCGATTACTCTTTGCAACTCACTACCACCCACTGACAAAGGAATTTGCTTCTCACccacatgtcctcctccaacacATGGCCTGCTCTTTCAAGCCCAAATCTGAATCATTTTCCCAGAATGAGGAGCTTGTTTTTCTATACCAGCTCACCTCAGGAGCCTGTCCAGAGAGCTATGGCTTGCAAGTGGCAACTATGGCCGGAATCCCGGAGAAGGTGGTCAATGCTGCTTCAAAGGCTGGCCGAGAAATGAAGAAATCAATAGTTGGAGATAGCTTTAAGTCTAGTGAAGGGAGAGCAGAGTTCTCAACTCTCCACGAGGAGTGGTTAAAGAGTCTAATGACTGTCTCACTGATTGGAAATTCTGGTTCTCCTGATGAAGAAGATGATATTTTTGACACGTTGCTTTGCTTGTGGCATGAGCTAAAGAGCTCGTATAGGTCGGGGCAAATAAAGTGA